Proteins found in one Borreliella valaisiana VS116 genomic segment:
- a CDS encoding queuosine precursor transporter, with protein sequence MANELFDLGLWTGISLFIYVSLGILYRFFGKLGLFCFNAILSVISNIVILNKLKTFGIYLNTSGIIFLSTLFSLNLITEKYNKKEAIDSVILCFLLKMTFAIMIQFTLRFNHSKSDQLGIHLKILFYNFEYIATVLIGTYLFFLFQYINVLLYYYFKIKIKSLWIIHPLSRLISGLLAGLTSYLSINGLLKFYPEVKAKGLTNGSLTLTLIIIAIDTIFYLFLNSWERVDEV encoded by the coding sequence ATGGCTAATGAACTATTTGATTTGGGCTTATGGACGGGAATATCACTTTTTATATACGTAAGCTTAGGAATACTTTATAGATTTTTTGGTAAATTGGGTCTTTTTTGCTTTAATGCAATACTTTCAGTAATATCAAATATTGTTATACTAAACAAATTAAAAACATTTGGAATTTATTTAAATACATCAGGAATTATTTTTTTGTCAACACTATTCTCTTTAAATTTAATAACAGAAAAATATAACAAAAAAGAAGCAATAGATTCAGTAATATTATGTTTTTTACTAAAAATGACCTTTGCTATTATGATTCAATTTACATTAAGATTTAACCATAGTAAATCAGACCAATTAGGAATTCATTTAAAAATACTGTTTTATAATTTTGAGTACATAGCAACAGTATTAATCGGAACATATTTGTTTTTTTTATTTCAATATATTAATGTATTATTATACTATTATTTTAAAATAAAAATAAAATCTTTATGGATCATTCATCCTCTATCAAGACTAATTTCTGGATTATTAGCTGGCTTAACAAGCTATCTATCTATAAACGGATTATTAAAATTTTATCCCGAAGTAAAGGCAAAAGGACTTACAAATGGCTCTCTAACTCTTACATTAATAATAATTGCAATTGACACAATTTTTTATCTATTTTTAAATTCTTGGGAAAGAGTAGATGAGGTTTAA